One window of the Dreissena polymorpha isolate Duluth1 chromosome 5, UMN_Dpol_1.0, whole genome shotgun sequence genome contains the following:
- the LOC127880531 gene encoding uncharacterized protein LOC127880531 produces the protein MAGCGTPSKITGGSVLTTGPYSNGSYAVYTCTSGYVMSGTAYIECLNGIWSVNLPACSKQDYNQVYNYITDNHQDIPNWLLWMFGAIAGLLILLLLACVFAWCLQCLGCFGRGSLFGEMNPRGSPCMCCGRKSYDTARRSCSTFPRKYEYDEDGRRYHLDDNGMACYYDHKNKSHGKVVHYGIDGSSEASTPRPTFVNAVNEVIVERRTQPAKEILAWKPHTNSVRNINTSTK, from the exons ATGGCAG GTTGCGGTACACCATCCAAAATAACAGGCGGCTCGGTGCTCACAACCGGTCCATACAGTAACGGTTCCTATGCCGTATATACGTGCACCAGCGGATACGTG ATGTCCGGTACGGCGTACATAGAGTGCCTGAATGGAATCTGGAGCGTGAATCTGCCTGCGTGCTCTAAACAAGACTACAACCAGGTCTACAACTACATCACAGACAACCACCAGG ATATTCCTAATTGGCTGTTATGGATGTTCGGGGCTATAGCTGGTCTTCTTATCCTCCTTCTACTTGCGTGTGTTTTTGCCTGGTGCCTTCAATGCCTAGG atgTTTTGGACGGGGTTCATTGTTCGGAGAAATGAACCCTCGTGGCTCGCCCTGTATGTGTTGTGGGCGAAAGAG CTACGACACAGCTCGCCGGAGTTGTTCGACGTTTCCCCGCAAGTACGAGTACGATGAAGACGGTCGGCGGTATCACCTTGACGACAACGGCATGGCGTGCTACTACGATCACAAAAATAAATCACATGGAAAAGTTGTGCATTATGGGATAGATGGTTCATCAGAG GCCTCAACTCCACGACCAACATTCGTGAATGCGGTAAACGAGGTGATCGTAGAGAGGCGAACTCAGCCCGCAAAAGAAATCCTTGCATGGAAACCGCACACCAACTCCGTCCGAAACATCAACACCAGTACGAAGTAG